The following coding sequences lie in one Elusimicrobiota bacterium genomic window:
- a CDS encoding response regulator transcription factor: MSHRVLVVEDDLDIQGYCKTILESEGFAVDACDTAAEARRLFAANRPDLAVLDIGLPDGTGMDLMKEWHAFPGPKVPILFLTARGDLKTRLECFQKGATDYVHKPFAAEELLARAKVHLQVKKSHEELI; this comes from the coding sequence ATGTCCCATCGGGTGCTCGTGGTCGAGGACGACCTCGATATTCAAGGCTACTGCAAAACGATTTTAGAGTCCGAGGGCTTCGCGGTCGACGCCTGCGACACCGCCGCCGAGGCCCGCCGGCTGTTCGCCGCCAACCGCCCCGACCTGGCCGTGCTCGACATCGGCCTGCCCGACGGAACCGGGATGGACCTTATGAAGGAATGGCACGCCTTCCCGGGCCCCAAGGTCCCCATCCTGTTCCTGACGGCGCGCGGCGACCTGAAGACCCGCCTGGAGTGCTTCCAGAAGGGCGCCACGGACTACGTGCACAAGCCCTTCGCCGCCGAGGAGCTCCTCGCCCGCGCGAAGGTCCACCTCCAGGTCAAGAAGTCCCACGAGGAGCTCATC
- a CDS encoding response regulator, whose translation MSWVLVIEDEEDISSFLRFVLENEDFTVKVAGSLAEARAHLKGGLPDAVLLDRGLPDGDGLEICRELKGAGKTPPVLVLSARKDPAEVAEGLAAGADHYITKPFQFTDVISRLAPAR comes from the coding sequence ATGAGCTGGGTACTGGTGATCGAAGACGAAGAGGACATCTCCTCCTTCCTCCGCTTCGTCCTGGAGAACGAGGACTTCACGGTGAAGGTCGCGGGCAGCCTGGCCGAGGCGCGAGCGCATCTGAAAGGCGGCCTGCCGGACGCGGTGCTGCTGGACCGGGGGCTGCCGGACGGGGACGGGCTGGAGATCTGCCGGGAGCTGAAGGGCGCGGGTAAGACGCCGCCGGTGCTCGTGCTGAGCGCGCGCAAGGACCCGGCGGAGGTCGCCGAAGGCCTCGCGGCCGGGGCCGACCACTACATCACGAAGCCGTTCCAGTTCACGGACGTCATCTCGCGTCTGGCGCCGGCACGATAG
- the mutY gene encoding A/G-specific adenine glycosylase, producing the protein MNDAGLRRDLTTWYARAKRDLPWRKDSTPYRVWVSEIMLQQTTVAAVAPKYEAFLRRFPSLASLASSGEDEVLKHWAGLGYYSRARNLRRAALSVVADHGGEFPSGFDAVLALPGIGRYTAGAILSIAFQKPYPLVDGNVIRVFSRLFGLKGRAKDPAFVKKMWPLAERLLPKKDPGDWNQALMELGATVCTPDSPSCGACPVARHCVAFKKGLQDRLPLPEAARKPVPVKWTCLWIERDGKVLLWRRSDQERLLKNLWGLPEAGKIEAAAGRLLARASHSITHHALSVELREASLAGPLPLEAKWVPKGEIRDSLVSSLWLKLLAGLSARR; encoded by the coding sequence ATGAACGACGCGGGCCTCCGCCGCGATCTGACGACCTGGTACGCCCGCGCCAAGCGCGACCTCCCCTGGCGGAAGGACTCGACGCCCTACCGCGTCTGGGTCTCCGAGATCATGCTCCAGCAGACGACCGTCGCCGCGGTCGCGCCGAAGTACGAGGCCTTCCTGCGCCGCTTCCCCTCGCTCGCCTCGCTCGCGTCTTCCGGAGAGGACGAGGTCCTCAAGCACTGGGCCGGGCTCGGCTACTACTCGCGCGCGCGCAACCTGCGCCGCGCGGCCCTCTCCGTCGTCGCCGACCACGGCGGAGAGTTCCCCTCCGGGTTCGACGCCGTGCTGGCGCTTCCCGGGATCGGCCGCTACACCGCGGGCGCCATCCTCTCCATCGCCTTCCAAAAGCCGTACCCGCTCGTCGACGGCAACGTGATCCGCGTCTTCTCGCGCCTGTTCGGCCTCAAGGGACGCGCGAAGGACCCGGCGTTCGTCAAGAAGATGTGGCCGCTCGCGGAGCGCCTGCTGCCGAAGAAGGACCCCGGCGACTGGAACCAGGCGCTCATGGAGCTGGGCGCGACCGTCTGCACGCCGGATTCCCCGTCCTGCGGCGCGTGCCCCGTCGCGAGGCATTGCGTCGCGTTCAAGAAGGGCCTCCAGGACCGGCTCCCCCTCCCCGAGGCCGCGCGCAAGCCGGTGCCGGTGAAGTGGACCTGCCTCTGGATCGAGAGGGACGGGAAGGTCCTGCTGTGGCGGCGTTCGGACCAGGAACGGCTGCTGAAGAACCTCTGGGGGCTTCCTGAAGCCGGGAAGATCGAAGCGGCGGCCGGGAGGCTTCTCGCCAGGGCGTCGCACTCGATCACTCACCACGCCTTGAGCGTCGAGCTGCGCGAGGCGTCCTTGGCCGGCCCGCTTCCGCTCGAAGCGAAGTGGGTTCCCAAGGGCGAGATACGGGACTCTCTGGTCTCGTCTCTCTGGCTCAAGCTTCTCGCGGGCCTCTCGGCCCGCCGCTGA
- a CDS encoding BON domain-containing protein encodes MKPLLLAMLAALTVAASSCRGNTQEEDLSDQATKARLEAVLRGRRDLDLKYVTVDVNSGAATLSGIVPNGDQQRIIRRLAAGVRGVDTVLNNLIIQE; translated from the coding sequence GTGAAGCCCCTCCTGCTGGCCATGCTCGCCGCGCTGACCGTCGCCGCGTCGTCCTGCCGCGGGAACACGCAGGAGGAGGACCTCTCCGACCAGGCGACTAAGGCCCGTCTCGAGGCCGTCCTGCGCGGCCGCCGCGACCTCGACCTCAAGTACGTGACCGTGGACGTCAACTCGGGGGCCGCCACCTTGTCGGGCATCGTGCCCAACGGCGACCAGCAGCGCATCATCCGCCGCCTCGCCGCGGGCGTGCGCGGCGTCGACACGGTCCTCAACAACCTCATCATACAGGAATGA
- the rdgB gene encoding RdgB/HAM1 family non-canonical purine NTP pyrophosphatase has protein sequence MITFHPLSRHPARLVLATRNAHKASEISRLLGVSGTAVAALDAYPPFPETVEDRGTLEGNAEKKAVEAARACGTWALADDSGLFVLGLGGAPGVHSARYAGPGCTFADNCAKLLRELDGKTGPMRAAYFRTVIALADPDGKVEFAEGKLEGLIGTAPRGDGGFGYDPLFTLTDGRTLAELGPDEKNGISHRGRALRSILPRLRELLKAEA, from the coding sequence ATGATAACATTTCATCCCTTGTCCCGCCACCCGGCCCGACTCGTCCTCGCCACGCGCAACGCTCACAAAGCGTCGGAGATTTCACGCCTTCTCGGGGTTTCCGGGACGGCGGTCGCCGCGCTCGACGCCTACCCGCCGTTCCCCGAGACCGTCGAGGACCGGGGCACCTTGGAGGGCAACGCGGAGAAGAAGGCCGTCGAGGCCGCGCGCGCCTGCGGGACCTGGGCGCTGGCCGACGACTCCGGCCTGTTCGTCCTCGGCCTCGGCGGGGCCCCGGGCGTGCATTCCGCGCGGTACGCGGGCCCGGGCTGCACCTTCGCCGACAACTGCGCCAAGCTCCTGCGCGAGCTCGACGGCAAGACCGGGCCGATGCGCGCGGCGTATTTCCGCACCGTGATCGCCCTGGCGGACCCCGACGGGAAGGTCGAGTTCGCGGAGGGGAAGCTCGAGGGGCTGATCGGCACGGCTCCGCGCGGCGACGGCGGCTTCGGCTACGATCCCTTGTTCACCTTGACCGACGGGAGGACGCTCGCCGAGCTCGGCCCCGACGAGAAGAACGGCATCAGCCACCGCGGCCGCGCCCTGCGCTCGATCCTGCCTCGCCTGCGCGAACTGCTCAAGGCGGAGGCGTGA
- a CDS encoding tetratricopeptide repeat protein has product MWFILAVAVLPSSVRAEKTEPGQQTIWDQIMAAQAVRGMRQGHRYIEDKKYDLALQEMRRAVAADPKNPVGHMLLGVAQYWNGQVDESIGSYNTAIGLDPASAQAYLLLGISHAWKGDAAASENAFRKATELEPGRADAQMNLGSIRESRGDVPGALALFRKAVDLDAKNPLYRFQLGQLYRKLGRDADAAEQLREAVKLESSYEDAMLELGCAEERLKEDKAAIATLKKAVSLKPGDSVARMRLARLQLKAGDRSRARSTLIDAFHLTPEVGGPGLQLSVAYAGGKRAARPGEAPEDPKAKEPEPSPETDPLAVFEKNLRRVPLEQGAMMKVDAVFLPRPKLVRSEPGEGRSLKKALARAHEGGPGGEASPQAVRRDYALKPGDARSRETQVSRIMDDLRKTMREAPADTDARLGMNLTFTRPVNAGRADSETPAKVSYQPRQVGNDMGLWVIGTGWMALVAEVLPENGEKPDHPDDADWWTATGLAHAAVGEGQRADSAFRRATELDPASVPAWLGRGVSSVMIGDETGAVAALRKALEISPKNKAARDGLKWLLLPAASKAPGDKEK; this is encoded by the coding sequence TTGTGGTTCATTCTCGCCGTTGCCGTCCTTCCGTCGAGCGTCCGCGCCGAGAAGACGGAGCCGGGCCAGCAGACGATCTGGGACCAGATCATGGCCGCGCAGGCCGTGCGCGGCATGCGCCAGGGCCACCGCTACATCGAGGATAAGAAGTACGACCTCGCGCTGCAGGAGATGCGGCGCGCCGTCGCCGCCGACCCGAAGAACCCCGTCGGGCACATGCTGCTCGGCGTCGCGCAGTACTGGAACGGCCAGGTCGACGAGTCCATCGGCTCCTACAACACGGCGATCGGCCTCGACCCGGCGAGCGCCCAGGCCTACCTGCTGCTCGGCATCTCGCACGCGTGGAAGGGCGACGCGGCCGCCTCGGAGAACGCCTTCCGCAAGGCGACCGAGCTCGAGCCGGGCCGGGCCGACGCGCAGATGAACCTGGGTTCGATCCGCGAGTCGCGCGGCGACGTGCCCGGGGCCCTGGCGCTGTTCCGCAAGGCCGTGGACCTCGACGCCAAGAATCCCCTGTACCGCTTCCAGCTCGGCCAGCTCTACCGCAAGCTCGGACGCGACGCCGACGCCGCGGAGCAGCTGCGCGAGGCCGTGAAGCTCGAGTCGAGCTACGAGGACGCGATGCTCGAGCTCGGCTGCGCCGAGGAGAGGCTGAAGGAGGACAAGGCCGCGATCGCGACGCTGAAGAAGGCGGTCTCGCTCAAGCCCGGCGACTCCGTCGCGCGCATGCGCCTGGCGCGGCTCCAGCTGAAAGCCGGGGACCGCTCCAGGGCCCGCTCGACTTTGATCGACGCGTTCCATCTCACGCCGGAGGTCGGCGGCCCCGGCCTGCAGCTGTCCGTCGCCTACGCGGGCGGCAAGCGCGCGGCCAGGCCCGGCGAGGCCCCCGAGGACCCGAAGGCCAAGGAGCCGGAGCCGTCGCCGGAGACCGACCCGCTGGCCGTCTTCGAGAAGAACCTGCGCCGCGTGCCGCTCGAGCAGGGCGCGATGATGAAGGTGGACGCCGTCTTCCTGCCCCGGCCCAAGCTCGTCCGCAGCGAGCCCGGCGAGGGCCGCAGCCTGAAGAAGGCGCTGGCCCGCGCGCATGAAGGGGGGCCGGGAGGCGAGGCCTCCCCTCAAGCCGTGCGCCGCGACTACGCCCTGAAGCCCGGCGACGCGCGGTCCCGCGAGACGCAGGTGAGCCGGATCATGGACGACCTGCGCAAGACGATGCGCGAGGCTCCCGCCGACACCGACGCCCGCCTCGGCATGAACCTGACCTTCACACGGCCGGTCAACGCCGGCCGTGCTGATAGCGAGACCCCGGCGAAGGTCAGCTATCAGCCGCGCCAGGTCGGCAACGACATGGGCCTCTGGGTCATCGGCACCGGCTGGATGGCGCTCGTCGCCGAGGTCCTGCCCGAGAACGGGGAGAAGCCGGACCATCCCGACGACGCCGACTGGTGGACCGCCACCGGCCTCGCCCACGCCGCCGTCGGCGAGGGCCAGCGCGCCGACAGCGCGTTCCGCCGCGCGACGGAGCTCGACCCCGCCTCGGTGCCGGCCTGGCTCGGGCGCGGCGTCTCCTCCGTCATGATCGGCGACGAGACCGGCGCCGTCGCGGCCCTGCGCAAGGCCCTCGAGATCTCCCCGAAGAACAAGGCCGCCCGGGACGGCCTGAAGTGGCTGCTGCTCCCCGCGGCCTCGAAAGCCCCCGGAGACAAGGAAAAATGA
- a CDS encoding UDP-N-acetylmuramate--L-alanine ligase has translation MKSFVRRIHFVGIGGVGMSGIAEVLNNVGYKVSGSDAKSTETTRRLQAAGVRVFEGHSAANAKGAQVVVVSSAVAAGNPEVAYARKRGIPVVLRAQMLAELGRMKKTVTVAGSHGKTTTTSLVSMALKEAGAGPTMIIGGQLKNIGSNAKLGVGEYLVAEADESDGSFLFLTPLVAVVTNIDNDHMDHYKTMDALKDAFVAHLQRLPFYGAAVLCADDPVLGSIRARVTRPVVTFGFGPGADWRAKNARLGKDGSVCDVLHKGRKVLTLRLRVAGRHNVSNALAALAAGHFLGFDLNRLARGLADFSGVGRRMDRLGAAGGVEFVDDYGHHPTEVRATLAAVAGLWKAKRVVVIFQPHRFTRTKLLSREFGSAFKGADQVFVTDIYAAGEKPIPGVTSKVIIDAVRKAGVNAQPFPGALEAARDLRPGDVVLTLGAGDVWKIGEDLLRRRRGGSAAGV, from the coding sequence ATGAAGTCGTTCGTGCGCCGCATCCATTTCGTCGGCATCGGCGGCGTCGGGATGAGCGGCATCGCCGAGGTGCTCAACAACGTCGGCTACAAGGTCTCCGGCTCGGACGCGAAGTCCACCGAGACCACGCGCCGCCTGCAGGCGGCGGGCGTGCGCGTCTTCGAGGGCCACTCCGCCGCGAACGCGAAGGGCGCCCAGGTCGTCGTCGTCTCGTCGGCGGTCGCCGCCGGCAACCCCGAGGTCGCGTACGCGCGCAAGCGCGGGATCCCGGTGGTATTGAGGGCTCAGATGTTGGCCGAGCTCGGCCGGATGAAGAAGACGGTGACGGTGGCGGGCTCGCACGGCAAGACCACGACCACCTCCCTCGTCTCCATGGCGCTCAAGGAGGCCGGCGCGGGCCCGACGATGATCATCGGCGGCCAGCTCAAGAACATCGGCTCCAACGCGAAGCTCGGCGTCGGCGAGTACCTCGTCGCCGAGGCCGACGAGTCCGACGGCTCGTTCCTGTTCCTGACGCCGCTCGTCGCGGTCGTCACGAACATCGACAACGACCACATGGACCACTACAAGACGATGGACGCGCTCAAGGACGCGTTCGTCGCGCATCTCCAGCGCCTGCCTTTTTACGGGGCGGCGGTGCTGTGCGCCGACGACCCCGTGCTCGGCTCGATCCGCGCCAGAGTGACCCGGCCCGTCGTGACCTTCGGCTTCGGCCCCGGCGCCGACTGGCGCGCCAAGAACGCCCGCCTGGGCAAGGACGGCTCGGTCTGCGACGTCCTTCACAAGGGCAGGAAGGTCCTCACCCTTCGGCTCCGCGTCGCGGGCCGCCACAACGTCTCGAACGCGCTCGCCGCGCTCGCGGCGGGGCACTTCCTCGGCTTCGACCTGAACCGCCTCGCGCGGGGCCTGGCGGATTTCAGCGGCGTCGGCCGCCGCATGGACCGCCTCGGCGCGGCCGGCGGCGTCGAGTTCGTCGACGACTACGGCCACCACCCGACCGAGGTGCGCGCCACGCTCGCCGCGGTCGCGGGGCTGTGGAAGGCCAAGCGCGTCGTCGTCATCTTCCAGCCGCACCGCTTCACCCGCACCAAGCTCTTGTCGCGCGAGTTCGGCTCCGCGTTCAAAGGGGCCGACCAGGTCTTCGTGACGGACATCTACGCGGCGGGGGAGAAGCCGATCCCCGGCGTCACCTCCAAGGTCATCATCGACGCCGTCCGCAAGGCCGGCGTGAACGCCCAGCCCTTCCCGGGGGCGCTCGAGGCGGCGCGCGACCTCCGCCCCGGCGACGTCGTGCTGACCCTCGGCGCCGGCGACGTGTGGAAGATCGGCGAGGACCTCCTGCGCCGCCGCCGCGGCGGCAGCGCGGCGGGAGTCTGA
- the rsmA gene encoding ribosomal RNA small subunit methyltransferase A, whose protein sequence is MGARLSQHFLRDEGARDAVAGLADAGPGDRILEIGPGRGALTGRLLAAGAQVTAVELDEIIAGKLPGMVGPEAAKNLKTINEDFLRLDLRELGPGPFIVVGNLPYAVGTPILQRLLDWDGWTRAVLMFQLEVGERIVAKLGGADYGLLSLSVLARADAELAFEVPRTAFMPIPNVESAVVVLTRHAVPRLPAAEEKGFWRLAKTAFSQRRKMAAGVLSKALGKPRSEVDAAFKAAGLDVAARPEEIPFDAWRALSRALCP, encoded by the coding sequence ATGGGAGCCAGGCTCAGCCAGCACTTCCTGCGCGACGAAGGCGCCCGCGACGCCGTCGCGGGCCTCGCCGACGCCGGCCCCGGCGACCGCATCCTCGAGATCGGGCCCGGACGCGGCGCGCTGACCGGCCGCCTGCTCGCCGCCGGCGCGCAGGTGACCGCCGTCGAGCTCGACGAGATCATCGCGGGCAAGCTCCCGGGCATGGTCGGCCCGGAGGCCGCGAAGAACCTCAAGACGATCAACGAGGACTTCCTGCGCTTGGACCTGCGCGAGCTCGGCCCCGGGCCCTTCATCGTCGTCGGCAACCTGCCCTACGCCGTCGGCACGCCCATCCTGCAGCGCCTGCTCGACTGGGACGGCTGGACGCGCGCGGTCCTGATGTTCCAGCTCGAGGTCGGCGAGCGCATCGTCGCCAAGCTCGGCGGCGCCGACTACGGCCTGCTGTCGCTGTCGGTGCTGGCCCGCGCCGACGCGGAGCTGGCCTTCGAGGTCCCGCGCACGGCGTTCATGCCGATCCCGAACGTGGAGTCCGCGGTCGTCGTGCTGACCCGCCATGCGGTCCCGCGCCTGCCCGCGGCCGAGGAGAAGGGCTTCTGGCGCCTGGCCAAGACCGCGTTCTCCCAGCGCCGGAAGATGGCGGCGGGCGTCCTCTCCAAGGCGCTCGGCAAGCCGCGCTCGGAGGTGGACGCGGCCTTCAAGGCCGCCGGCCTCGACGTCGCCGCCCGGCCGGAGGAGATCCCGTTCGACGCCTGGCGCGCGCTCTCCCGCGCCTTATGTCCCTGA
- a CDS encoding tetratricopeptide repeat protein: MKVRYNEYSIAVAISIVVFVVFYAASPPAAFLQWDDAANLLSNDKWRGLSWPHLKWMWSTRHYGPWQPLSWLSWAVDFKLWGLDPESFRRTNIALHSLTAGCFFLACRRLLPRETSTPLPLGAAGAALFFALHPLRVESVVWITERRDVLSGLFAVLSVYLWLLDRRRLSAAAFAGAALSKGTSIAVLPFIFFIELFVRRRDARKTVASLLPHAVIGVFAAVKNLGGFRTGDLRGLDLGAVDRMLVSLSGAWFYLSKTVFPFGLSPYYELPLNGNDIRLGSYPGALLALLVTGLCFHKKIRAWAVPVWFAYLLALAPVSGLLQNGRQAAADRYSYLACMPFAAAFGLMLGAFEVRRPRAAAGVLAATAIILAAVTARQAQYWKNDVTLWTRAVGIMPTAYLPNSNLSVALLVANRGSAAIPHLETAIRLEPRDAEARVNLASILASQGDDAGAIRYFSEAVALRANDPAFASARYNLGVLLIRHGHKHDGLAHVREAVRLNPSLKRP, translated from the coding sequence ATGAAGGTCCGGTATAACGAGTACTCCATCGCCGTTGCGATAAGCATCGTCGTTTTCGTTGTCTTTTACGCCGCGTCGCCCCCCGCGGCTTTCCTTCAGTGGGACGACGCGGCGAATTTATTATCCAACGACAAATGGCGAGGCCTGTCTTGGCCCCATTTGAAGTGGATGTGGAGCACTCGCCATTACGGCCCGTGGCAGCCGTTGTCGTGGTTGAGTTGGGCTGTTGATTTTAAGTTGTGGGGCCTCGATCCGGAATCGTTCCGGCGAACAAACATCGCGCTTCACAGTTTGACCGCCGGCTGTTTCTTTTTAGCGTGCCGTCGATTGCTCCCGCGCGAGACCTCCACGCCGTTGCCGTTGGGCGCCGCAGGCGCCGCGCTGTTCTTCGCGCTCCATCCATTAAGGGTCGAATCCGTGGTGTGGATCACGGAGCGTCGCGACGTGTTGTCGGGTCTCTTCGCCGTTCTGTCCGTCTATCTCTGGCTTTTGGATCGACGCCGCCTTTCCGCGGCCGCCTTCGCCGGCGCGGCGCTGTCGAAAGGGACCTCGATCGCCGTTCTGCCGTTCATATTTTTCATAGAGCTCTTCGTCCGGCGCCGGGACGCGCGGAAGACCGTCGCGAGCCTTCTTCCTCACGCCGTCATCGGCGTTTTTGCGGCGGTCAAGAATCTGGGGGGGTTCCGAACGGGGGATCTGCGGGGGCTGGATCTCGGCGCCGTGGATCGGATGCTCGTCTCGCTGTCGGGCGCGTGGTTCTATCTGAGCAAGACGGTCTTTCCGTTCGGGCTTTCTCCGTACTACGAGCTGCCTTTGAACGGCAACGACATACGACTGGGATCGTACCCGGGAGCATTACTGGCGCTGCTCGTCACCGGGTTATGCTTTCACAAAAAGATACGCGCGTGGGCGGTGCCGGTCTGGTTCGCTTACCTCCTCGCGTTGGCTCCGGTGTCGGGGCTGCTGCAGAATGGACGCCAGGCCGCTGCTGACCGGTATTCCTATCTCGCGTGCATGCCCTTCGCCGCGGCGTTCGGGCTCATGCTGGGGGCCTTCGAGGTTCGCCGGCCGCGTGCCGCGGCCGGCGTTTTAGCGGCGACGGCGATCATCCTTGCGGCGGTGACGGCGAGGCAGGCGCAATATTGGAAAAACGACGTAACGTTGTGGACTCGAGCGGTCGGCATTATGCCGACCGCGTACCTCCCGAACTCGAACCTGTCCGTGGCTTTACTCGTCGCTAATCGCGGCTCCGCCGCGATTCCTCATCTTGAGACCGCCATACGACTGGAACCGCGCGACGCCGAGGCGCGGGTCAACCTCGCGTCGATCCTCGCTTCCCAAGGCGACGACGCCGGCGCCATCCGATATTTCTCGGAAGCGGTCGCGCTTCGCGCGAACGACCCGGCTTTCGCCTCCGCCCGTTATAACCTCGGAGTCCTGCTCATAAGACACGGTCATAAACACGACGGCCTCGCGCATGTGCGCGAGGCCGTGCGTTTGAACCCGTCTTTAAAACGCCCTTAA